A window from Vespa velutina chromosome 13, iVesVel2.1, whole genome shotgun sequence encodes these proteins:
- the LOC124953852 gene encoding 10 kDa heat shock protein, mitochondrial has protein sequence MAASVAANAVKRLIPLFDRVLIKRAEVVTKTKGGIVLPEKAQAKVLQGTVVAIGPGSRNNKGEHVPLSIKVGDTVLLPEYGGTKVELEDNKEYHLFRESDILAKLEV, from the exons ATG GCCGCTAGTGTTGCTGCTAATGCCGTTAAGAGGCTCATTCCCTTGTTTGATAGAGTTTTGATAAAAAGAGCAGAAGTTGtaacaaaaacgaaaggagGAATTGTTCTTCCTGAAAAAGCGCAGGCTAAAGTATTACAAGGAACTGTTGTGGCTATAGGACCTGGCTCtcgaaataat AAAGGTGAACACGTGCCCTTAAGTATTAAGGTTGGTGATACCGTACTGCTGCCCGAATATGGTGGTACAAAAGTTGAACTTGAAGACAACAAGGAATATCATTTATTCCGTGAATCCGATATTTTAGCGAAATTAGAAGTTTGA
- the LOC124953847 gene encoding something about silencing protein 10 → MVGKKKVKNGFKVEDIEDVNMDEISDSEDQYSEEDQDLLRKVRIKEAPENFDSDDEVYGLQDDEENENDEMDNEQADSMESDIEGLEDDFNIPDERAWGKKKRTYYSTDYVDPDYASASQKDLVNAEIEEQEARSIQKRLAEQLDDADFGLDFIQVKDDDEKAHHDKEETIKTDLTKLSKRQRQILVQKESPEFLALVNDFKECMNEAKNILAPFLELVKQGICPDCPAVAFVKTKYQIVLNYCVNISFYLMLKAKRLPVSSHPVIKRLAQYRQLLSQLQAGEGNLLEKIQEILKIEKNGGSLYNVSEESVTCFNKKKTVATVVEDTKKRQRQINETSEDKESDNITDDELYEENNLSEKDDEEKLNVETDNQENKISEQMEDIEGKRAITYQIAKNKGLTPHRKKEQRNPRVKHRNKYRKAKIRRKGAVREVRKELTRYSGEISGIKASVKKSIKLK, encoded by the exons ATGgttgggaaaaaaaa AGTAAAAAATGGATTCAAAGTTGAAGATATCGAAGATGTAAACATGGATGAAATCTCAGATTCTGAAGATCAGTATTCAGAAGAAGATCAAGATTTGCTTAGAAAggtaagaataaaagaagcaCCAGAAAATTTTGATAGCGATGATGAGGTATACGGATTGcaagatgatgaagaaaacgaaaatgatgAAATGGATAATGAACAAGCCGATTCTATGGAATCTGATATCGAGGGATTGGAAGATGATTTCAACATACCTGATGAGAGAGCATggggcaaaaagaaaagaacatacTACTCTACAGATTATGTAGATCCTGATTATGCTTCTGCTAGTCAAAAAGATCTAGTTAATGCGGAaatagaagaacaagaagCTAGAAGCATTCAAAAGAGATTAGCTGAACAATTGGATGATGCTGATTTTGGTTTAGATTTTATACAAGTAAAAGATGATGACGAAAAAGCTCACCATGATAAAGAGGAGACTATAAAAACAGATCTTACCAAACTTAgtaaaagacagagacagatatTAGTTCAAAAGGAAAGTCCAGAATTTCTTGCTCTTGTTAATGATTTTAAAG aATGTATGAATGAAGCGAAAAATATACTTGCACCTTTCTTGGAACTTGTTAAACAAGGCATATGTCCTGATTGTCCTGCAGTTGCTTttgttaaaacaaaatatcaaatagtattaaattattgcgttaatatttctttttatttaatgctaAAAGCCAAAAGATTACCTGTCAGTTCGCACCCTGTTATAAAACGTTTGGCTCAATATCGTCAACTTCTTAGCCAATTACAAGCAGGAGaaggaaatttattagaaaaaattcaagagatattaaaaattgaaaaaaatggtGGATCTCTTTATAATGTATCGGAAGAATCTGTGacttgttttaataaaaagaaaacagttgCTACTGTAGTAGAAGACACGAaaaaacgacaacgacaaatTAATGAAACAAGCGAAGATAAAGAATCTGACAATATTACAGATGATGAattatatgaagaaaataatttatctgaaaaggatgatgaagaaaaattgaatgttGAAACAGATAATCAAGAAAACAAGATATCAGAACAAATGGAAGatatagaaggaaaaagagcaATTACATATCAAATAGCAAAGAATAAAGGTCTTACACCACATCGTAAGAAAGAGCAACGAAATCCAAGAGTTAagcatagaaataaatatcgtaaagCAAAAATCCGTAGGAAAGGAGCA gtTAGAGAAGTCAGGAAAGAATTAACTCGCTACAGTGGAGAAATATCAGGAATTAAAGCAAGCGTGAAAAAGagtattaaattgaaatag
- the LOC124953850 gene encoding 39S ribosomal protein L20, mitochondrial, translating to MVFLSLNLLVRSRGPDEFWRKRKIFQIASHFIGRRRNCYSICIRNVHRSLLYTTKGRKLKKDDMRELWMTRSTAATLEHDMDLKTFSEGLNRCNILLNYKSLADLACWEPRTFKSLVAIANARAQQDGFNKQKINKESTTIITNGLIE from the exons ATGGTATTTCTGTCGTTAAATTTATTAGTTCGATCCCGAGGACCAGATGAATTCTGGCgaaaacgtaaaatatttcaaattgcttct CATTTTataggtagaagaagaaattgttaCTCTATCTGTATTAGAAATGTTCATAGATCTTTACTCTATACTACCAAAGgacgaaaattaaaaaaggatgaTATGCGCGAG CTTTGGATGACAAGAAGTACAGCAGCTACACTAGAACATGATATGGATCTAAAAACATTTAGTGAAGGCTTAAAcagatgtaatattttattaaattataaaagtttaGCTGATTTGGCTTGTTGGGAACCAAGAACATTTAAATCACTTGTAGCTATCGCAAATGCAAGAGCGCAACAAGATGGATTTaataagcaaaaaataaacaaagaatcaACCACTATTATAACAAATggtttaattgaataa
- the LOC124953848 gene encoding triosephosphate isomerase, with translation MGRKFFVGGNWKMNGNKKEIDDIVAFLKAGPLDPNVDVVVGVPSIYLTYVKSILPSNVDISGQNAYKVAKGAFTGEISPAMLLDNSIPWVILGHSERRNVFGETDELIAEKVAHSLEAGLKVIACIGEKLEEREDGKTEEVVFRQTKAIADKIKSWDNVVLAYEPVWAIGTGKTATPEQAQEVHEKLRSWFTKNVNANVAETLRIIYGGSVTAGNAKDLAKEKDIDGFLVGGASLKPDFVQIVNAKQ, from the exons ATGGGACGAAAATTTTTTGTCGGTGGAAATTGGAAAATGAAtgggaacaaaaaagaaattgacgaTATCGTTGCATTTCTTAAAGCTGGTCCATTGGACCCTAACGTTG ATGTTGTTGTTGGTGTACCATCCATTTATCTTACATATGTAAAAAGCATTTTGCCTAGTAATGTTGATATTAGCGGTCAGAATGCATATAAAGTAGCTAAGGGAGCTTTCACAGGTGAAATTAGTCCAGCTATGCTTCTTGACAATTCCATCCCATGGGTAATTCTTGGACATTCTGAACGTAGAAACGTTTTTGGAGAAACAGATGAATTGATTGCAGAAAAAGTTGCTCATTCATTGGAAGCTGGATTGAAA gTAATAGCCTGTATTggagaaaaattagaagaacgTGAAGACGGGAAAACAGAAGAAGTAGTTTTTCGCCAAACAAAAGCTATTGCAGACAAAATTAAATCATGGGACAATGTAGTTCTTGCATATGAACCTGTTTGGGCAATTGGAACAGGTAAAACTGCTACACCTGAACAAGCACAAGAAGTCCATGAGAAATTACGAAGCTGGTTTACTAAGAATGTAAATGCAAATGTTGCTGAAACACTTAGAATTATTTATGGTGGATCCGTAACAGCAGGAAATGCTAAAGATttagcaaaagaaaaggacattGATGGATTTTTAGTTGGAGGTGCTTCTTTGAAACCAGATTTTGTACAAATTGTAAATGCTAAACAGTGA
- the LOC124953873 gene encoding uncharacterized protein LOC124953873, whose translation MINATNHYHFGISMLYMSAFNLDKLIHSLMQNLGYGKSEKKHFLTCMDKTYKIQNEKVDICEKMKDVYQSNLDFSNPYDIEHFMEKHTNIFDKSVYSRNIPVLAPHLKNINTKIIQKINKIKIQNNVTDSKYKLSNSYKKNSRIKKYQGTLDSKFSKHTLKNITSKQYNHSLKNCLQQNNKNKYNGITCNLTNNMIEYVEYENELNKKLLELYTKDEDFIKKYIYISLYIATEKIDCSNFENTDKKYQQIILLCKQAILCLVEPSEKAYVLCTNNLSAIIQKHLSQGCRYHFESSSDSTEYYNALLVVSHWAKLLVKHQNITMIKMICAILGCEINKILILSYPEDVLSKS comes from the exons ATGATCAATGCAACAAACCATTATCATTTCGGAATAAGTATGCTTTATATGTCGGCTTTTAACTTGgataaattaatacattcgCTTATGCAAAACTTGGGTTATGGGAAgtcagaaaaaaaacatttcttaaCCTGCATGGATAAGACATATAAGATACAAAATGAGAAAGTAGATATTtgtgagaaaatgaaagatgtATATCAAAGTAATCTTGATTTTTCAAATCCTTATGACATAGAACATTTTATGGAAAAGCACACAAATATTTTCGACAAATCTGTTTATTCAAGAAACATTCCAGTTCTTGCACctcatttgaaaaatattaatacaaaaattatacaaaaaattaataaaataaaaatacaaaataatgttacagatagtaaatataaattatcaaattctTATAAGAAGAATTCTCGCATTAAGAAGTATCAAGGAACCTTAGATAGTAAATTCAGTAAACacacattaaaaaatataacttccAAACAATATAATCATTCTTTAAAGAACTGTCtacaacaaaataataaaaataaatataatggtaTTACCtgtaatttaacaaataatatgataGAGTATGTGGagtatgaaaatgaattaaataaaaaattattagaactTTATACGAAAGATGaagattttatcaaaaaatatatatatatatcattatatatagcAACTGAG AAAATTGATTGttcaaattttgaaaataccgataaaaaatatcaacaaataattttactatgTAAGCAAGCAATATTGTGTTTGGTTGAACCAAGTGAAAAAGCTTATGTACTTTgtacaaataatttatctgCTATTATACAAAAACATTTATCACAAGGATGTAGATACCATTTTGAATCTTCAag TGATTCTACAGAGTACTATAATGCTTTATTGGTTGTAAGTCATTGGGCAAAACTTTTGGTAAAGCATCAAAATATAACtatgattaaaatgatttgTGCTATACTTGGTtgtgaaataaacaaaatattaattttatcctaTCCAGAAGATGTTTTATCGAaaag CTAG
- the LOC124953851 gene encoding INO80 complex subunit C: MVNEEAVENNKKTQPVFKNSSFHQQFRPISNTGKKRTWRSLKQVLAQERSLPWPTEVVHYSAINAPPSFKPAKKYSDISGLPARYTDPQTKLYYATAEEFATVRSLPMDITAGYLALRGASSIVG, from the exons atGGTGAATGAAGAAGcagtagaaaataataaaaaaactcaACCTGTATTCAAAAATTCATCTTTTCACCAACAATTTCGGCCAATAAGCAATACTGGGAAGAAAAGAACTTGGAGATCTCTTAAACAGGTTTTGGCTCAGGAACGTAGTTTACCATGGCCTACTGAAGTAGTACATT ATAGTGCTATCAATGCACCGCCAAGTTTTAAACCTGCAAAGAAGTATTCTGATATATCTGGTCTGCCT GCACGGTATACAGATCCACAAACTAAGTTATATTATGCAACTGCTGAAGAATTTGCCACAGTTCGCAGTCTGCCAATGGATATTACTGCCGGATATTTAGCATTACGTGGTGCTTCTAGTATCGTTGGttaa
- the LOC124953849 gene encoding prostaglandin E synthase 3 isoform X2, which yields MTQEGQLPPPPVMWAQRSDILFITICLEDCKDPVLKIEPEMLHFKGMGGTEKKMHEVTINLYKEINPDKIMKNLGGRTIELVLFKKEEGPYWPRLTKEKTKAHWLKSDFNKWKDEDDSDEEGDFEGGSHELEEMMRHMGGLGGSGDSKPNFDDLADEVDEMDSDDEDIPDLE from the exons ATGACTCAGGAAGGCCA ATTACCTCCTCCACCTGTTATGTGGGCACAAAGGAGTGATATACTCTTCATTACTATATGCTTAGAGGATTGTAAAGATCCCGTTTTAAAGATTGAGCCAGAAATGTTACATTTCAAGGGTATGGGTgggacagaaaaaaaaatgcatgaggttacaattaatttatataaagagatCAATCCTGACAAGATAATGAAGAATTTAGGAGGTAGAACTATAGAATTAGTCCTCtttaaaaaagaggaagggcCATATTGGCCAAGATTAACcaaggaaaaaacaaaggcTCATTGGTTGAAAAGTGATTTCAACAAATGGAAGGATGAAGACGATAGTGATGAGGAGGGTGACTTTGAAGGTGGCAGCCATGAATTAGAAGAA ATGATGCGACACATGGGTGGCTTGGGTGGTTCAGGGGATAGTAAGCCTAACTTCGATGATTTGGCAGATGAGGTGGATGAAATGGACAGTGATGATGAAGATATACCTGATTTGGAATGA
- the LOC124953849 gene encoding prostaglandin E synthase 3 isoform X1, translating into MVLLILEDSGKQTLPPPPVMWAQRSDILFITICLEDCKDPVLKIEPEMLHFKGMGGTEKKMHEVTINLYKEINPDKIMKNLGGRTIELVLFKKEEGPYWPRLTKEKTKAHWLKSDFNKWKDEDDSDEEGDFEGGSHELEEMMRHMGGLGGSGDSKPNFDDLADEVDEMDSDDEDIPDLE; encoded by the exons ATGGTTTTATTGATTCTCGAAGATTCTGGAAAACAGAC ATTACCTCCTCCACCTGTTATGTGGGCACAAAGGAGTGATATACTCTTCATTACTATATGCTTAGAGGATTGTAAAGATCCCGTTTTAAAGATTGAGCCAGAAATGTTACATTTCAAGGGTATGGGTgggacagaaaaaaaaatgcatgaggttacaattaatttatataaagagatCAATCCTGACAAGATAATGAAGAATTTAGGAGGTAGAACTATAGAATTAGTCCTCtttaaaaaagaggaagggcCATATTGGCCAAGATTAACcaaggaaaaaacaaaggcTCATTGGTTGAAAAGTGATTTCAACAAATGGAAGGATGAAGACGATAGTGATGAGGAGGGTGACTTTGAAGGTGGCAGCCATGAATTAGAAGAA ATGATGCGACACATGGGTGGCTTGGGTGGTTCAGGGGATAGTAAGCCTAACTTCGATGATTTGGCAGATGAGGTGGATGAAATGGACAGTGATGATGAAGATATACCTGATTTGGAATGA